In Pseudomonadota bacterium, the sequence CGTGGGCAACCAGATAAGCCTGTGCTTCGGGCGGCGCCATCATCACCCGCCATGACAAGGTGATAATCCGCTTGGATGAACACGAGCCCCATTGGCTGCGTGGGTCCCGATAGCGGATCGCAGCCGGTCTCGAACCAAGTTGCGCCGAAATGTCCAGCACCTGCGGCGTCAGAACCCGCTCAGCTTCCGTTTTGAGGAATGCGGCAAGGCGCGGCATGATGCGGTCCGGCGCGCCGGGGACAAACAGTTTCCCGCCCTCGCCGATGCGCACGAGGCCTCGCGTTTTCCCTGTTGGAACAAGGGTGTGCGGCACGCCCGCGATCGGCAGTGTGGCAACGAACGGGGTGTCGGGGTTGGCAAGCGGTGGCGCGTTGTCATCGATCCAGCGGGCACTTTGGGACAGGAATGCCCGCGCGGCCGATGGGGCCGTGCCGGGCGGAACCGTAAGCCGGCCGTATCCGGTGCGTGGATCAAACCGCAAGATCATCCGACGGGCGCGGGCATGCATGCGCAGCTTCAGCGGCCGCTCCTCGCCACGGACCGTGACGGTGTCAGGCATCGTCAGCGGCGGCAAGATTGCAGAAAACCGGGCGCCTGATCCGCTACGGCGGAAGAGCAGAGGTTTGACCATAGGGACTTGAATTCCGTCGCTTTTGGCGTCACGGGGACAAGGTGACCGGGCGGAGCGCCCAGCTTCGAATCATGTAGGCGGAACCCACATAATGACCACTATGCCACGCTTTCACCTTGCTTTCCCCGTCGATGATCTCGCTGCGGCGCGGTCTTTCTACGGCGAGCTTTTGGGCTGTCCGGAGGGTCGCTCGACCGACGATTGGGTCGACTTCAACCTGTTTGGCCACCAGATCGTCGCGCACCGGGCGCCCGAAGAGGTGGGCGACGCGGCATCGAATGGCGTCGATGGCAAACAGGTACCGGTGCGCCATTTCGGCGTCTTGATGGACTGGGACGCGTGGGAAGCGCTGCACACCAAACTGAGCGCTGCGGGCCTCGAATATGTGATCGAACCTTACACCCGCTTTGAGGGGCAGCCCGGCGAGCAGGGCACGTTCTTTGTCAAGGATCCCGCGGGAAATGCCATAGAATTCAAGACGTTCCGCGATGATGCAATGGTGTTTGCGAAAAGCTTCGACTAGTCATTCGGACAGACCTTTCAGCCCTGTAGGCGGCCAAAAGAAAGGGCCGCCCATATGGGCGGCCCATCAGCCTTTTTTGTCG encodes:
- a CDS encoding SprT family zinc-dependent metalloprotease, with product MPDTVTVRGEERPLKLRMHARARRMILRFDPRTGYGRLTVPPGTAPSAARAFLSQSARWIDDNAPPLANPDTPFVATLPIAGVPHTLVPTGKTRGLVRIGEGGKLFVPGAPDRIMPRLAAFLKTEAERVLTPQVLDISAQLGSRPAAIRYRDPRSQWGSCSSKRIITLSWRVMMAPPEAQAYLVAHEVAHLRHMDHSRRFWATVAALEPEWKHGQRALKRVEKDLLSIAFS
- a CDS encoding VOC family protein — protein: MTTMPRFHLAFPVDDLAAARSFYGELLGCPEGRSTDDWVDFNLFGHQIVAHRAPEEVGDAASNGVDGKQVPVRHFGVLMDWDAWEALHTKLSAAGLEYVIEPYTRFEGQPGEQGTFFVKDPAGNAIEFKTFRDDAMVFAKSFD